The DNA sequence TGGTTCGCGTAGAACGTGCAGCCCTCGCACTGTTCGGCCGCGGGCCGGCCCGGGTTCCACATGAAGTAGTACGCCACCAGCTGACGCCGGCCCTCGAACGTTTCGAGGAGGGTGACCGGTCCGGCTGGGCCGAGCAGTTCGAGCGCCGGGTCCACCTCGGTCATCGGCAGGCGGCGGCGGGCCGCGGCGATCGCGTCGCCTTCGCGGGTGTGGGCCTTTTCCCCGGTGCGCAACCGGTCCAGGGAAGCTTGGAAGGTGGCGCGGTCGACGATCCTCGGCGTGCTCATCACGACTCCTCGGCGAAGCGTTTGATCTTGGCCAGGCGGCGGTCCCACTCGGCCGCGAGCGCCGCCATCCAGCGGGCCGTCGCGTCCAGGGCGTCGGACCGCACCGCGTACCGGACTTCGCGGCCGGCCTTCACGCTGTCGACCAGCCCGGCCGCGTCCAGCACCGCGAGGTGCTTGACGACCGCCTGACGCGACACCGGCAGCCCGGCCGCCAGGGTCGTCGCGGTGGCCGGGCCGTGGGCCGCGAGCAGGTCGAGCACCCGGCGGCGGGTCGGGTCGGCCAGTGCGGCGAGCACCCCGTCGACAACTTCGGCGGACGTCATCCGGCGCGCGCGGCGAGCGCGGGGAGGCACTGCTCCCAGCCGGCGGTGTGGTCCTTGACCACGTTGTCGCGGTTCTCCCCGGACGTCGGCAGCCCGCCGAACCCGCTCTCGACGACGCGCAGCCGGGTGCCGCCGCCGTCCGGGGTCAGGGTGAACTCGACCAGCGTGGAGTTGTCTTCGCGCAGCTCCTCGCCGGGGAACGCGCTCACCCACCGGTACACCAGGTAGTGCGGCGGATCGACCTTCTCGACGCGGATCGGGAACTCACCGTGCGCCGAGTGCGTGACGACGACGGTCTCGCCCTCTTCGGCGAGCGTGCCATGCACGGTTTCGTCGTCGGTCGCCCAGAAACCGGGCTCGGCCACCAGCGGCCAGACCTTCTCCGGTGCGGCGGCGATCAGGATCTCGCGTTCGATCGGCATCGGCGGGCTCCTCTCGTGTGCAACTCAAGGGTTGCACATCGAAGAGGTGTGGTGCAACCGCGTGGCTGCACCGACGAGGTCAGTCTTCTTCCGCCGGGAGTTCGCCCGCCTCTGCCGCCCGGACCGCTTCCCGGCCCGCGGCCTCCTCGCTCAGCCCGCGCCGCCAGTAGCCCGTGAAGCAGATCGACCGCTTGTCGACCTCGCGCTCCCGCACCAGGTGCCGGCGCACCAGCTTCACCACGCCCGCCTCGCCGGACACCCACGCGTACGGCGTCCCGCCGGGGAACGCCGCCCCGCGCACCGCGTCCAGCAACGCCTCGCCCAGTGGTCGCGAACCGCGCAGCACCCAATGGACCTCGACCGCGCCGAGCGTGGCGAACGCCTGCCGGTCCGCCCGGTCCGCCAGCTCGACGTACACCGAAGCCCGCGTGCCCGGGGGCAGCTGCTCGACGATCGCGCCGATCGCGGGCAGCGCCGTCTCGTCGCCCACCAGCAGCTGCCAGTCGGCGGCGGGCGGAGGCGCGTACAGGCCGTGCGGGCCCAGGAACGCCACCTGGTCGCCCGGCCGGACGCGGGACGCCCACGCCGAGGCCGGTCCCTCGTCGCCGTGCAGGACGAAGTCGACGTCGACCTCCGCCGCTTCCGGCCGCAGCGCCCGGGCCGTGTACGTGCGCATCGGGGGCCGGACGTCGTCCGGCATCGCCAGGTACGTGCGGTACCAGG is a window from the Amycolatopsis sp. cg9 genome containing:
- a CDS encoding ArsR/SmtB family transcription factor, with protein sequence MTSAEVVDGVLAALADPTRRRVLDLLAAHGPATATTLAAGLPVSRQAVVKHLAVLDAAGLVDSVKAGREVRYAVRSDALDATARWMAALAAEWDRRLAKIKRFAEES
- a CDS encoding SRPBCC domain-containing protein, giving the protein MPIEREILIAAAPEKVWPLVAEPGFWATDDETVHGTLAEEGETVVVTHSAHGEFPIRVEKVDPPHYLVYRWVSAFPGEELREDNSTLVEFTLTPDGGGTRLRVVESGFGGLPTSGENRDNVVKDHTAGWEQCLPALAARAG
- a CDS encoding siderophore-interacting protein; this encodes MTTQAERTTLTYHRASVTVVRPLSPHLVRVTFAAETFRELTPQAPDQYVKVFFPLAGQEAPVLPETGSDVMSWYRTYLAMPDDVRPPMRTYTARALRPEAAEVDVDFVLHGDEGPASAWASRVRPGDQVAFLGPHGLYAPPPAADWQLLVGDETALPAIGAIVEQLPPGTRASVYVELADRADRQAFATLGAVEVHWVLRGSRPLGEALLDAVRGAAFPGGTPYAWVSGEAGVVKLVRRHLVREREVDKRSICFTGYWRRGLSEEAAGREAVRAAEAGELPAEED